The nucleotide window AAGATGAAAGTCATGGTTGATTCAACACGACAGGAGCAAAATGTTCAACGGAGTAGTTTTCAGGAGAATACCAACTGGGCGGCATTCGGTCTTGATCCCATCACAGCTACAGTGTCGAACATCAACCCAGACGCCGAAGCACAACCTGACGTAGACTCGAGACAAGATGTCGAAAAGACAGTCAGTGCATGGATCTGCGTCCTTGGATCTTTTCTAACTTTGATACCTACATTCGGTAAGTCGGCCACTCCAACAGTAGAACAATGACTGACTTAAGAAAAGGCTTCATGAACTCGTTGGGTACAGTCCAAACATATCTAAGCATGAACCAACTGCACGACTACAGCGAAGGCGAAGTTGGATGGATCAGCGGCctgtttctcttcctctcgcTCATTCTCAACGTCCAAGTCGGTCCGATGGTCGATGTCCATGGGCCCAATGTCATCGGTCCTGTTGGGGCAGTTCTTTATGTGGCCATGTTTCTCCTCATGGCCGAATGTCGCAACTACTGGCACTTCATGCTCTGCCTGGGAGTATTCGGGAGTATCGGCGCTGCTATGACAATGGTTGTAGCCATCGCCATCGTGGGAAAGCTGTTTGTCCGCAAGCGAGGTCTCGCCATGGGTATTACACTTGCAGGATCGTCTATCGGCGCTGTCATATTCCCTATCATTCTACGGTCAACGTATCCCAATCTCGGCTGGCAATGGTCAATGCGAATTATGGCGTTTATATCAGCAGGTCTTCTCCTCCCTGCCATTCTCTGCTTCACCGCCTTCAACAAGATCTacaaatcatcaacaaatGGCCAACCCGCCCCCAAGAGCTCAACACTCAACTTCACTGCCTTTCAATCACCCGCATTCTGTTTTGTTACAGCCGGTATCTTCATGTTTGAGTTTGTCATCTTCAGTATCTCGGGTCTTCTACCGTCCATTTCTACTCGGGTCGGCTTCACTGCCGAGAATGGATA belongs to Fusarium oxysporum Fo47 chromosome V, complete sequence and includes:
- a CDS encoding major facilitator superfamily domain-containing protein, whose amino-acid sequence is MKVMVDSTRQEQNVQRSSFQENTNWAAFGLDPITATVSNINPDAEAQPDVDSRQDVEKTVSAWICVLGSFLTLIPTFGFMNSLGTVQTYLSMNQLHDYSEGEVGWISGLFLFLSLILNVQVGPMVDVHGPNVIGPVGAVLYVAMFLLMAECRNYWHFMLCLGVFGSIGAAMTMVVAIAIVGKLFVRKRGLAMGITLAGSSIGAVIFPIILRSTYPNLGWQWSMRIMAFISAGLLLPAILCFTAFNKIYKSSTNGQPAPKSSTLNFTAFQSPAFCFVTAGIFMFEFVIFSISGLLPSISTRVGFTAENGYTLLSIVGAASTFGRIIPGVIGDKYGHFNVLLATLVFTVVFMGALLVPFGTRSATALYAWSAIWGFGSGSFLSITPVCMGKTCEAKDYGRYYGMMNFVTAFALLIALPTSGAMLENMGPQALAGLFTGMTAVGGACYFAARALLIGRWLSPKTII